ATATTGGTATAATATTCCTTTTACCAGTAATTTGTCAGGTAGCACAATAGATTAATTTAACAAATTTATTATTATATGGTCCCATAGTCTGGGGTAATAAAATTAACTTTTTGCCAAGTTTAATAGTGCCTAACTTTAAGAAAGAATGTAAAAAAAATCTTTTATATCCATATATGTCACTAAAGCTATCCCCTTCGCTTATATCCAAAACTATATCCGCATTTTCTAAAAGTTTATATACATCTCTGTTTAAAAAACAAGTATCAATAGAAAATTTTGTTTTTATGTAAAAACTTAATCCACCTTTTAGGTTACTGGGAATTTCATTGACCTTTAGAATTTTATTATGATAATCTATTACATTTTCTATTTTCCGTTTTACTGTATATGAAATAATGGTTATACTACAATCTTCATTTGCGTCTATTAAAGCATTTATAGTACCCCTTGTAAGAGCATTAACTCCTCTGTTTCCTGAGTTAAGGGAAGCTCCCATTAATATAATCTGTTTCACTTCTCGTTTCTCCTTTTAATCATATTCCTCTTTATATAATCTCGTCCAAGTTTTTTACCTGATAGTAATGCTTTAAACTTGTCTTTGTTATTTCTCAGGATATATGGTAAGCACTTTTTAATATCAGAAAGATTTAAACAAATAATTGAAATACAATAACTCATTTTAGAAACTTTATATTTATATTTATGCATAAATATTAGCTTATTCCTCGTATTCCACTTTATAACAAATGGTGAATCCTCTCCCCCACTTGATAAGCCTACTTTATGATAAATAAATGACTTAGGGTTATATATTAATTTATATCCTGCATCTGCTGCCCGAATGCATAAATCAACATCTTCATAATACATAAAATAATTTTCATCTATCAATCCTATCTTATTAAAAACTTCTGCCTTAATAAGCATACAACATCCTGAGATAAAATCCATTTCTTTCTCATGATTGAATATTTCTTTATCCCTTTCCTTATTTCCATAATGGTCTACTCTGAACTTTAACCAGTTAATCCTACCCCCGGCAAACCATAACAAGTCCTTACTTTCATAATATAATATCTTATTCCCTACAATACCTGCATCTGGATATTTATTAAATGACTCCACCATATAATAGAGGAACATCTCGTCAACTACAGTATCATTATTTAAAAGCAAAATATAATCAGCATTGTGCTCTAAAGCATACTTTATACCCAAATTATTAGCTCCAGCAAAGCCTAAATTTTTAGATGTTGAAAACAATTTTATATCCGGATAATTTGCTTTTATTTCGTCTACAGAACCATTGCCAGAGCAATTATCAATTACAATTATTTCAAAATTATTATACCTTATTTTTTTCAAGCTCCTGATACACTCTATCGTATCATTGTACTTCTTATAATTGACTAATATTATAAATACCTTAGCGGTTGTTGCTGACATTTTTGCTCTCCTATGACTGTTTATACAGTCCATTTAAACAATCAAATATTTTTAAATATTCCATAGCTGCATTTTCCCAGTTAAAATCCTTTCCCCTATTAGAACAATATGACCTAAGTCTGTCATATTCTTGTGGATTATTGCATAGATGAAGTATCTTCGCAGCCAATTCATCAGCATCATTTGTATCAAATTTCAGCTCATCCATATCAACCAATTCATTTAGCGATGAAGATCTTGAAATCAATGTAACTGCATTTGCCTTCATAGCTTCAATTACCGGAAGCCCAAATCCCTCATAAAGGGATGGAAAAACAAATACAAAGCAATTCTTCATCAGAATATACTTTTCTTCATTTGTAACATAGTTTAAATAAATTATATCACTACTATATATATGATTTTTCATCGCTTGCATTATATTATCTGATTTCCAGCCTACTTTGCCACATAAAACCAGTTTTAAATCTTTACTCTTTCTTATATTTTCATATGCTTTTAATAATAATTGAACATTCTTTCTTGGCTCTATCGTACCTATAAATAATATATATTTTGCTGGAATTATATTTAAATGGTTTTCAAAAAACTCATTCTCCTTATTCTCGCTCACGCTACTTATGTTACTTCCCAAATAAATCACTTTGACTTTGTTCAAATCAATAACGCTTCCAAAATATTTTTTTATCCCGGATCTAGTGGAGAGTGAAACAGAAGCAATAATATCAGCACGCCTAACTGAAAAGGGAATAAACAATTTATTTATCAATTTATTATAAAAAGACATTGTCTCCGGCATTTCATAACAAACCAAATCATGGATAGTCAACAACTTCGGAATTTTCTTTAGGCCGAATGGCAATACATGTTGAGTCCCCCAAAATATATCTACATGATACTTTTGTACTAATTTAGACATATCCAGCATATACCATAGCGTCTTTTTTATAATCTTGTGCTTATTATCAACTATCAAATACACATTATTAAATTCTTTTTTGTCAAAAACAATTTTTCTATCAGAAAATAAATAATAATTATTAAAGTTATCTATTTTAAGCAAATTAATTAATAGGTCATTGAGATAATAACCAA
This DNA window, taken from Clostridiales bacterium, encodes the following:
- a CDS encoding polysaccharide pyruvyl transferase family protein; protein product: MKQIILMGASLNSGNRGVNALTRGTINALIDANEDCSITIISYTVKRKIENVIDYHNKILKVNEIPSNLKGGLSFYIKTKFSIDTCFLNRDVYKLLENADIVLDISEGDSFSDIYGYKRFFLHSFLKLGTIKLGKKLILLPQTMGPYNNKFVKLIYCAT
- a CDS encoding glycosyltransferase family 2 protein, which produces MSATTAKVFIILVNYKKYNDTIECIRSLKKIRYNNFEIIVIDNCSGNGSVDEIKANYPDIKLFSTSKNLGFAGANNLGIKYALEHNADYILLLNNDTVVDEMFLYYMVESFNKYPDAGIVGNKILYYESKDLLWFAGGRINWLKFRVDHYGNKERDKEIFNHEKEMDFISGCCMLIKAEVFNKIGLIDENYFMYYEDVDLCIRAADAGYKLIYNPKSFIYHKVGLSSGGEDSPFVIKWNTRNKLIFMHKYKYKVSKMSYCISIICLNLSDIKKCLPYILRNNKDKFKALLSGKKLGRDYIKRNMIKRRNEK
- a CDS encoding glycosyltransferase family 1 protein gives rise to the protein MNIGIDARSLIEYKTGIGYYLNDLLINLLKIDNFNNYYLFSDRKIVFDKKEFNNVYLIVDNKHKIIKKTLWYMLDMSKLVQKYHVDIFWGTQHVLPFGLKKIPKLLTIHDLVCYEMPETMSFYNKLINKLFIPFSVRRADIIASVSLSTRSGIKKYFGSVIDLNKVKVIYLGSNISSVSENKENEFFENHLNIIPAKYILFIGTIEPRKNVQLLLKAYENIRKSKDLKLVLCGKVGWKSDNIMQAMKNHIYSSDIIYLNYVTNEEKYILMKNCFVFVFPSLYEGFGLPVIEAMKANAVTLISRSSSLNELVDMDELKFDTNDADELAAKILHLCNNPQEYDRLRSYCSNRGKDFNWENAAMEYLKIFDCLNGLYKQS